A stretch of the Lolium perenne isolate Kyuss_39 chromosome 3, Kyuss_2.0, whole genome shotgun sequence genome encodes the following:
- the LOC127342389 gene encoding peroxidase 72, translating to MASSMGSLLVLCLACPLLLAGTVRANPWYSLFPQFYDHSCPKAKEIVQSIVAQAVAQETRMAASLVRLHFHDCFVKGCDASVLLDNSSSIVSEKGSNPNLNSLRGFEVVDQIKVALETACPSTVSCADILALAARDSTVLVGGPYWDVPLGRRDSLGASIQGSNNDIPAPNNTLPTIITKFKRLGLNIVDVVALSGGHTIGLSRCTSFRQRLYNQSGNGLADSTLDVSYAAQLRQGCPRSGGDNNLFPLDVVTSTKFDNFYFKNILAGRGLLSSDEILLTKSAETAALVKAYADDVHLFFQHFAQSMVNMGNIMPLTGSQGEIRKNCRRLNNYH from the exons ATGGCTAGTTCCATGGGTAGCTTGCTGGTACTCTGCCTTGCCTGTCCACTCCTCCTTGCAGGCACCGTTCGTGCCAACCCATGGTATAGCTTGTTCCCACAGTTCTACGACCACTCGTGCCCGAAGGCCAAGGAAATTGTGCAGTCCATCGTGGCACAGGCTGTTGCCCAAGAGACCAGGATGGCAGCATCCTTGGTCAGGCTGCATTTCCATGACTGCTTTGTCAAG GGGTGTGATGCATCCGTGCTACTGGACAACAGCAGCAGCATAGTCAGTGAGAAGGGGTCCAACCCCAATCTGAACTCCCTCCGGGGATTCGAGGTCGTCGACCAGATCAAGGTCGCCCTTGAGACAGCTTGCCCCAGCACGGTCTCCTGTGCCGACATCCTCGCCCTCGCCGCCCGCGACTCCACTGTCCTC GTTGGTGGCCCTTACTGGGATGTGCCGCTCGGCCGGAGGGACTCTCTGGGCGCAAGCATCCAGGGCTCCAACAATGACATCCCTGCCCCCAACAACACCCTACCCACCATCATCACCAAGTTCAAGCGTCTCGGCCTCAATATCGTCGATGTTGTCGCCCTCTCAGGTGGCCACACCATTGGCTTGTCCCGCTGCACCAGCTTCCGGCAGAGGCTGTACAACCAGTCAGGTAACGGCCTAGCCGACAGCACACTGGATGTGTCCTACGCTGCGCAGCTGAGACAAGGGTGCCCACGCTCCGGTGGCGACAACAACCTCTTCCCGCTCGACGTTGTCACCTCGACCAAGTTCGATAACTTCTATTTCAAGAACATCCTAGCCGGcaggggccttctcagctccgatGAGATCCTACTCACCAAGAGCGCCGAAACGGCGGCGCTCGTCAAGGCATATGCAGACGACGTGCACCTCTTCTTCCAGCACTTTGCACAGTCGATGGTGAACATGGGCAACATCATGCCGCTGACCGGGTCACAGGGGGAGATCAGGAAGAACTGCAGGAGGCTCAACAACTATCACTGA
- the LOC127342391 gene encoding peroxidase 72 — protein sequence MATSMGCLLVLCLVSPLLLAGAVRGNPWYGGGLFPQFYDHSCPKAKEIVQSIVAQAVARETRMAASLVRLHFHDCFVKGCDASVLLDNSTTIVSEKDSNPNKNSIRGFEVVDQIKAALEAACPGTVSCADILALAARDSTILVGGPYWDVPLGRRDSLGASIQGSNNGIPAPNNTLPTIITKFKRLGLNVVDVVALSGGHTIGLSRCTSFRQRLYNQSGNGLADNTLDVSYAAQLRQGCPRSGGDNNLFPLDVVTSTKFDNYYFKNILAGRGLLSSDEVLLTKSAETAALVKAYADDVHLFFQHFAQSMVNMGNIMPLTGSKGEIRKNCRRLNNFH from the exons ATGGCGACTTCCATGGGTTGCCTGTTGGTGCTCTGCCTCGTGTCTCCCCTCCTCCTTGCCGGCGCCGTCCGCGGCAACCCGTGGTACGGCGGCGGCCTCTTCCCGCAGTTCTACGACCACTCCTGCCCCAAGGCCAAGGAGATCGTGCAGTCCATCGTGGCCCAGGCCGTGGCCAGAGAGACAAGGATGGCGGCGTCCCTCGTCAGGCTGCATTTCCATGACTGCTTCGTCAAG GGGTGCGACGCGTCCGTGCTGCTGGACAACAGCACCACCATTGTCAGTGAGAAGGACTCCAACCCCAACAAGAACTCTATCAGAGGATTCGAGGTCGTCGACCAGATCAAGGCCGCCCTCGAGGCCGCCTGCCCTGGCACCGTCTCCTGCGCCGACATCCTCGCCCTCGCCGCCCGCGACTCCACCATCCTC GTTGGCGGCCCGTACTGGGACGTGCCGCTCGGCCGGAGGGACTCTCTGGGCGCCAGCATCCAGGGCTCTAACAACGGTATCCCGGCCCCCAACAACaccctccccaccatcatcaccaaGTTCAAGCGCCTCGGCCTCAACGTCGTTGACGTCGTCGCCCTCTCCGGCGGCCACACCATCGGCCTGTCCAGGTGCACCAGCTTCAGGCAGAGGCTGTACAACCAGTCCGGCAACGGCCTCGCCGACAACACGCTCGACGTCTCCTACGCGGCGCAGCTCAGGCAGGGGTGCCCGCGCTCCGGGGGCGACAACAACCTCTTCCCACTCGACGTCGTCACCTCCACCAAGTTCGACAACTACTACTTCAAGAACATCCTCGCCGGCAGGGGCCTGCTCAGCTCCGACGAGGTCCTGCTCACCAAGAGCGCCGAGACGGCAGCGCTCGTCAAGGCCTACGCCGACGACGTGCACCTCTTCTTCCAGCACTTCGCGCAGTCCATGGTGAACATGGGGAACATCATGCCGCTCACCGGGTCAAAGGGGGAGATCAGGAAGAACTGCAGGAGGCTCAACAACTTCCACTGA